From one Flavobacterium kingsejongi genomic stretch:
- a CDS encoding M1 family metallopeptidase, with amino-acid sequence MKNILTILLLFSSMLMGAQQPNPQLQKVDFLTATGAISINPVKQNVIGSASYTFDVKSAIDTIRMDAVKMTFQSVKINGKEVSFKENKKELLLFEGFRIGANTLTFDYEAFPTQAMYFVNWGFTTAIDTPEEVQGQIWTQGQGKYTSHWFPSFDDVNEKMVFGLDITFHKSFTVLSNGKLEKKIADGDNVTWQYRMQRPMSSYLLMLAIGHFEKQDQVAASGIPLELYYELQDESKFAATYRDNQKIFNYIESEIGVPYAWEVYRQVPVRDFLYGGMENTSATTFTKDYVVDNIGFNDRNYTNVNAHELAHQWFGDLVTAASGKDHWLQEGFATYYALLAEREVFGEDYFSWQLYNTAQQLQKAALTDTIPLLNPKASTLSFYQKGAWTLHALRESIGREKFNLAVKNYLNRYAYQNVVTDNFFAEVNKVSDFDTDSFRKLWLEQAKFPEAEANRLLQKNAFIKEYLELQNNPLALATHQKQLLKILKSKTYYPIKELVVYQVASEPFEKKEKILRAALDTREIKVRQAVASTVNPVPESFRTAYETLLKDDSYVTREIALFTLWKSFPEKQQQYVDLSRDWIGFQDRNLQFLHLTLAFVTSKSDKEKSEIYKDIITFTGTNYEATLRQNALERLLSLEIYTKDVFKGLVFGLSSHRWQFVKFSKDTIRGLIKTEKHRKTFEQLLPNLSFKEKTQLQRLLDEK; translated from the coding sequence ATGAAAAATATCCTTACCATACTATTGCTTTTTAGCTCTATGCTAATGGGGGCGCAACAGCCCAATCCACAACTCCAAAAAGTCGATTTTCTGACAGCTACCGGAGCGATTAGCATCAACCCGGTAAAACAAAATGTTATAGGAAGCGCTTCGTATACTTTTGACGTAAAAAGTGCCATAGATACTATCCGGATGGATGCCGTAAAAATGACTTTCCAATCTGTGAAAATCAATGGAAAGGAAGTTTCTTTTAAAGAAAACAAAAAAGAACTATTGCTCTTCGAAGGTTTCCGGATAGGGGCAAATACACTGACATTTGATTATGAGGCTTTCCCTACACAGGCCATGTATTTTGTGAATTGGGGCTTTACGACAGCAATTGATACTCCCGAAGAAGTGCAGGGACAGATTTGGACACAAGGGCAGGGGAAATATACGAGCCATTGGTTTCCGAGTTTTGATGATGTAAATGAAAAAATGGTCTTTGGCCTTGATATTACTTTTCATAAAAGTTTTACGGTGCTTTCTAACGGGAAGCTTGAGAAAAAGATTGCTGATGGTGACAATGTCACGTGGCAGTACCGTATGCAGCGTCCCATGAGCAGTTATCTGCTGATGCTGGCGATTGGCCATTTTGAAAAGCAGGACCAGGTAGCGGCTTCCGGAATTCCGTTGGAATTGTATTACGAGCTACAGGACGAAAGTAAATTTGCTGCCACCTACAGGGACAACCAGAAAATATTCAATTATATCGAAAGTGAGATAGGGGTACCTTATGCCTGGGAAGTATACCGGCAGGTTCCGGTACGGGATTTCCTGTATGGCGGGATGGAAAATACCTCCGCAACAACGTTTACCAAAGATTATGTCGTAGATAATATAGGCTTTAACGACCGCAATTATACTAATGTGAATGCCCATGAGCTGGCCCATCAGTGGTTTGGGGACCTGGTTACAGCGGCATCGGGCAAAGACCATTGGCTGCAGGAAGGTTTTGCGACTTATTATGCTTTATTGGCGGAACGGGAAGTATTTGGCGAGGATTATTTTTCCTGGCAGCTGTATAATACCGCCCAGCAATTGCAAAAAGCGGCACTGACTGATACAATACCGCTCCTGAATCCCAAAGCCAGCACTTTATCCTTTTATCAAAAAGGCGCCTGGACATTGCATGCATTACGGGAAAGCATCGGACGGGAGAAGTTTAACCTGGCGGTAAAAAATTACCTGAATCGGTATGCCTACCAGAATGTGGTAACCGATAACTTTTTTGCAGAAGTGAATAAAGTGAGTGATTTTGATACCGATAGTTTTCGTAAATTATGGCTGGAGCAGGCGAAGTTCCCCGAAGCAGAAGCCAATCGCTTATTGCAGAAGAACGCTTTTATCAAAGAATACCTCGAGTTACAAAATAATCCTTTAGCCCTTGCGACACATCAGAAGCAGTTATTGAAAATCCTGAAAAGCAAAACCTATTATCCGATAAAAGAATTGGTGGTTTACCAGGTGGCGTCGGAGCCTTTTGAGAAAAAAGAAAAAATACTGCGCGCGGCATTGGATACCCGGGAAATTAAAGTAAGACAGGCAGTAGCGTCTACTGTGAATCCGGTACCAGAAAGTTTCCGCACTGCTTATGAAACCCTGTTAAAAGATGATTCCTATGTGACCCGTGAAATTGCACTGTTTACACTATGGAAGTCGTTTCCCGAAAAACAGCAACAGTATGTTGACCTTTCGCGGGACTGGATTGGATTCCAGGATCGTAACCTGCAATTTTTGCACCTGACGCTGGCTTTTGTCACTTCAAAAAGCGATAAAGAGAAATCGGAGATTTATAAAGATATCATTACTTTTACCGGAACGAATTACGAAGCCACCCTGCGCCAGAATGCGTTGGAAAGATTGCTAAGCCTTGAAATTTATACAAAAGATGTATTTAAAGGATTGGTGTTCGGACTGTCGAGCCATCGCTGGCAGTTTGTGAAATTTTCAAAAGATACGATCCGTGGACTGATCAAAACTGAAAAACACCGCAAAACTTTCGAGCAATTGTTACCCAATTTATCCTTTAAAGAAAAGACACAATTACAACGGCTGCTGGATGAGAAATAA
- a CDS encoding DUF6630 family protein: MMLHKTHATNPKENSLLVTPENFDPVTTLLLSQNTETLLHIIGIPDYASVGWLNLASFGNNAELIFGEGKAAAAQPFFERLLAKIGTPISHYGIMVRFPVPIPTLQENYQNQCMTTYFLFSTDTGIKVLYNENPDVENIVTEVNEALHLDTIASESNRIALQNLNTALYALFLKKSIAIPTGYPVPEAFAHIGKEKELITELAGYLIPLAPEPVAVISTQLQALYKNPVAFIKENPDYFEDDDLDFEIEDLDDSDTLEPGPLTALALIGHIPQVSSDWKFDAADLTMHLSELAGHEIRLQLPQKELYGQQLFPYAQEALAHKGLKLFNYDTLGDDYLFLVVPLQHADRIQWISRQLDFPITAL, translated from the coding sequence ATGATGCTTCATAAAACCCACGCTACTAATCCTAAAGAAAACAGTTTGCTCGTTACCCCGGAGAATTTTGATCCGGTAACCACACTATTGCTAAGCCAGAATACTGAAACACTACTCCATATAATCGGCATACCGGATTATGCTTCGGTAGGATGGCTGAATCTGGCAAGTTTTGGAAACAATGCCGAATTGATCTTTGGAGAAGGAAAAGCAGCAGCAGCGCAACCTTTTTTTGAACGCCTACTCGCTAAAATAGGCACTCCGATTTCGCACTATGGGATTATGGTACGTTTTCCGGTTCCGATACCAACACTACAGGAAAACTATCAAAATCAGTGCATGACAACCTATTTTTTATTTTCGACTGATACAGGAATTAAAGTGCTTTATAATGAAAATCCAGATGTTGAAAACATAGTGACCGAAGTTAATGAAGCCCTGCATTTGGATACCATCGCTTCCGAAAGTAATCGTATTGCGCTACAAAACCTCAATACTGCCTTGTATGCTTTATTCCTAAAAAAATCCATTGCAATACCCACAGGCTATCCTGTACCGGAAGCTTTTGCCCATATTGGAAAAGAAAAGGAACTGATCACCGAACTCGCAGGCTACCTGATTCCACTTGCTCCCGAACCCGTGGCCGTAATTTCAACTCAATTGCAGGCTCTTTATAAAAACCCAGTGGCCTTTATCAAAGAAAACCCGGATTACTTTGAGGACGATGACTTAGATTTTGAAATTGAGGACCTCGATGATTCCGATACTTTGGAGCCCGGTCCGCTTACAGCACTGGCACTAATTGGGCATATACCACAGGTCTCCTCCGACTGGAAGTTTGATGCCGCAGACCTCACCATGCATCTTAGTGAATTAGCAGGACATGAAATCAGGCTGCAACTGCCTCAAAAGGAATTGTACGGACAGCAACTTTTCCCTTATGCACAGGAAGCATTGGCACACAAAGGGCTCAAATTATTCAATTATGATACCTTAGGCGATGATTATCTTTTCCTGGTCGTTCCTTTGCAACATGCCGATCGCATACAATGGATTTCCAGACAGCTGGACTTCCCTATAACCGCATTATAA
- a CDS encoding peptide-N-glycosidase F-related protein — protein sequence MKKTLLLLILCLQGLFSTAQQTTLTVFNEILFYDGYAGVVSFPVPEGVIRHRNDLYAKKLTDAQLAAFGTTLTADVTIKAACDNYDRIGNVNLAFVPKGATTYVPSEVQRIELGRFITPFMNKNIAPTQVPYTFNVDNIAKILKDPTILAAYDIWAELEVFGVPYAAQTQVSGCTGRNDVFYGTLKLVSNSETQSVVPSFLLPLNFKKDLNNYAAGASDAVGQTVRTITFTLSEQVLNAKMYLITSNHGANSGGEEYNRRQHNIFVDDVLKLQYTPGGLSCEPFRMFNTQGNGIYGPVPRTLATWASFSNWCPGDVIPIRTIALGDLAPGVHTFKITVPTAVFANQEGYIPVSVYLQGVKYSLGTEEFNTTTFSLYPNPTNGQVTIQSEEAVKSAVVYNMLGQQVWKGSTKQIDLSGSQPGVYTVQIEFANEHKATQKIVRK from the coding sequence ATGAAAAAAACTTTACTATTGTTAATCCTGTGCCTACAGGGGCTTTTCAGTACTGCACAACAAACGACGCTTACCGTTTTTAATGAAATATTATTCTATGACGGGTATGCTGGCGTGGTGAGCTTCCCGGTTCCGGAGGGTGTGATCCGCCATCGGAATGACCTCTATGCCAAAAAACTGACAGATGCACAGTTGGCTGCTTTTGGAACCACCCTAACGGCAGACGTAACTATTAAAGCGGCTTGTGATAACTACGACCGTATTGGAAATGTCAATCTGGCTTTTGTACCGAAAGGTGCCACCACGTATGTGCCTTCTGAAGTGCAACGTATTGAATTGGGGCGTTTTATCACTCCTTTTATGAACAAAAATATAGCTCCTACCCAGGTGCCTTATACTTTTAATGTGGATAATATCGCAAAAATACTAAAAGATCCAACGATACTGGCGGCTTATGATATCTGGGCGGAACTGGAGGTTTTTGGAGTGCCTTATGCGGCACAAACCCAGGTAAGCGGCTGCACTGGTCGTAATGATGTTTTCTATGGCACACTGAAATTGGTATCCAACAGCGAAACACAATCTGTTGTCCCTTCTTTCCTGTTGCCTCTAAACTTTAAAAAGGATCTGAATAATTATGCTGCCGGTGCAAGTGATGCTGTAGGCCAAACGGTACGAACCATTACTTTTACGCTATCAGAACAAGTGCTTAATGCAAAAATGTACCTGATCACGTCCAATCATGGCGCCAATTCCGGTGGGGAAGAATACAATAGGAGACAGCACAATATCTTTGTAGATGACGTATTGAAATTGCAATATACACCAGGAGGGCTTTCCTGTGAGCCTTTCCGAATGTTTAATACTCAGGGTAATGGTATCTATGGTCCGGTACCGCGGACACTGGCTACCTGGGCTTCTTTTAGCAACTGGTGCCCGGGTGATGTAATCCCGATTCGTACCATTGCTTTAGGCGATCTTGCTCCGGGAGTTCATACGTTTAAAATCACAGTTCCTACTGCCGTATTTGCGAACCAGGAAGGGTATATCCCGGTTTCCGTTTACTTGCAAGGAGTGAAATATTCTTTGGGCACTGAAGAATTCAACACTACTACTTTTAGCCTTTATCCAAACCCAACCAATGGGCAGGTGACCATCCAGTCTGAGGAAGCGGTAAAAAGCGCTGTGGTATATAATATGCTTGGACAGCAGGTATGGAAAGGATCAACGAAACAAATTGATCTTTCTGGCAGCCAGCCGGGCGTGTACACTGTTCAGATTGAATTCGCAAACGAACACAAAGCGACTCAAAAAATCGTTCGAAAATAA
- a CDS encoding ATP-dependent helicase yields MQNYISQLNEAQQAPVLRKDGPMIVIAGAGSGKTRVLTIRIAYLMSLGVDAFNILSLTFTNKAAREMKKRISDIVGSSEAKNLWMGTFHSIFAKILRIEADKLGYPSNFTIYDAQDSVRLLGSIIKEMQLDKDVYKPKQVFSRISSYKNSLITVKAYFDNPELQEADAMSKKPRMGEIYQQYVERCFKSGAMDFDDLLLKTNELLTRFPDVLLKYQDRFRYILVDEYQDTNHSQYLIVRALSDRFQNICVVGDDAQSIYAFRGANINNILNFQKDYDNVEMFRLEQNYRSTRNIVEAANSIIDKNKTKLDKIVWTANDDGPKIKVHRSLTDGEEGRFVASTIFEEKMNNQLNNNQFAILYRTNAQSRAMEDALRKRDIPYRIYGGLSFYQRKEIKDVLCYLRLVINPKDEEALVRVINYPARGIGDTTVEKLTIAANHYKRSIYEVMQNIDRIDLKLNTGTKNKLKDFVTMIQSFQVIDQNQDAFYLADHVTKKTGLIQELKKDGTPEGIARLENIEELLNGIKDFIDGQKEIDGARGALSEFMEDVALATDLDNDTGDDDRVALMTIHLAKGLEFPHVFIVGMEEDLFPSAMSMSTRSELEEERRLFYVALTRAEHQAYLTYAQSRYRWGKLTDCEPSRFIEEITEHFLDYMTPMEGSRYKPMIDIDIFGDVDKSKLRLAKPTNGTPPKNYSNDEPLFSSNIRKLKPMDGSSPTKGSISESKLNIGNIVLHERFGKGQVVNLEGVGADKKAEIKFEVGGLKKLLLRFAKLDVIA; encoded by the coding sequence ATTCAGAATTATATCAGCCAGCTTAATGAAGCCCAACAGGCACCGGTACTCCGTAAAGATGGGCCGATGATTGTAATTGCGGGTGCAGGATCCGGTAAAACAAGGGTGCTTACCATTCGTATTGCCTACCTGATGAGCCTGGGTGTAGATGCTTTTAATATATTATCACTCACGTTTACCAACAAGGCGGCGCGGGAAATGAAAAAAAGGATTTCGGATATTGTAGGATCCAGTGAGGCGAAAAACTTATGGATGGGGACTTTCCACTCCATCTTTGCTAAAATTCTACGTATCGAAGCCGACAAATTGGGATATCCCAGCAATTTCACTATCTATGATGCACAGGATTCCGTAAGGCTTTTGGGATCTATTATAAAGGAGATGCAGCTGGATAAGGATGTCTATAAACCCAAACAGGTATTTAGCCGGATTTCGTCCTATAAAAACAGCCTGATTACAGTTAAGGCCTATTTTGACAATCCCGAACTTCAGGAAGCAGATGCGATGTCCAAAAAACCGCGTATGGGGGAAATTTACCAACAGTATGTAGAGCGATGCTTTAAGTCGGGCGCAATGGACTTTGATGATTTATTGCTAAAGACCAATGAGCTGCTGACGCGTTTCCCTGATGTACTCTTGAAATACCAGGATCGTTTCCGGTACATATTGGTAGATGAGTACCAGGATACGAATCACTCCCAGTACCTTATTGTACGCGCGCTTTCCGATCGTTTTCAGAATATCTGTGTGGTTGGGGACGATGCACAAAGTATCTATGCCTTCCGTGGGGCAAATATCAATAACATCCTGAATTTCCAAAAAGATTATGACAATGTAGAGATGTTCCGTCTGGAGCAAAACTACCGTTCCACCCGTAATATTGTGGAGGCAGCAAACTCTATTATTGATAAAAATAAAACCAAACTGGACAAAATCGTATGGACTGCCAATGATGATGGCCCTAAGATTAAAGTACACCGCAGCCTTACCGATGGGGAAGAAGGACGTTTTGTCGCTTCTACCATTTTTGAGGAAAAAATGAACAACCAGCTGAATAATAATCAGTTTGCAATCCTCTACCGGACCAATGCACAATCACGTGCTATGGAAGATGCCCTGCGAAAACGCGATATTCCCTACAGGATCTATGGAGGGCTGTCGTTTTACCAACGTAAGGAGATCAAGGATGTATTGTGTTACCTGCGGTTGGTGATCAACCCAAAGGACGAAGAAGCCCTGGTCCGTGTGATCAATTACCCGGCAAGGGGAATTGGAGATACCACAGTAGAAAAGCTGACCATAGCTGCCAATCATTACAAGCGTTCGATCTATGAGGTGATGCAGAACATAGACCGTATCGATTTGAAGCTGAACACAGGGACTAAAAACAAGTTGAAAGATTTTGTGACCATGATCCAGAGTTTCCAGGTGATCGACCAGAACCAGGATGCTTTTTACCTTGCCGATCATGTTACTAAAAAGACCGGATTGATCCAGGAGCTGAAAAAAGACGGAACACCGGAAGGTATTGCACGTCTGGAGAATATTGAAGAGTTGCTGAATGGTATCAAAGATTTCATTGATGGTCAGAAGGAAATTGACGGTGCCCGTGGCGCTTTGTCTGAATTTATGGAAGATGTAGCACTGGCAACCGATCTGGACAATGATACCGGTGATGATGACCGTGTGGCGCTGATGACAATTCACTTAGCCAAAGGGCTTGAATTTCCACATGTATTTATTGTAGGAATGGAAGAAGACCTTTTCCCGAGTGCGATGAGTATGAGTACCCGGAGTGAGCTGGAAGAGGAGCGACGGTTGTTTTATGTTGCCCTAACCCGGGCAGAGCACCAGGCTTACCTGACTTATGCCCAATCCCGCTACCGTTGGGGGAAACTGACGGATTGTGAGCCTTCCCGTTTTATTGAAGAGATTACAGAACACTTCCTGGATTATATGACGCCTATGGAAGGATCCCGATACAAACCTATGATTGATATTGATATTTTTGGGGATGTAGATAAGTCCAAATTGCGTTTGGCAAAACCAACGAACGGGACACCGCCAAAAAATTATAGCAACGATGAGCCGCTTTTTTCATCAAATATTCGTAAATTGAAGCCTATGGACGGCAGCAGTCCGACAAAAGGCAGTATTTCGGAAAGCAAACTCAACATTGGCAATATCGTACTTCATGAACGTTTTGGAAAAGGGCAGGTGGTGAATCTGGAAGGTGTCGGTGCCGATAAAAAAGCAGAAATCAAATTTGAAGTAGGTGGCCTTAAAAAGCTACTGCTGCGCTTTGCCAAGCTGGATGTTATAGCATAG
- a CDS encoding L-threonylcarbamoyladenylate synthase codes for MAQFIKIYPQNPNEKEIAKVVKVLRDGGLVIYPTDTVYGLGCDITNTKALEKIAKIKGIKLDKANFSFICHDLSNISDYVKQIDTSTFKLLKRALPGPYTFILPGNNNLPKEFKKKSTVGIRVPDNPIALEIVKVLGNPIVSTSIHDDDEVLEYSTDPELIFEKWQNIVDLVIDGGYGDNQASTIIDLSEGEPVVIREGKGSIDIL; via the coding sequence ATGGCACAATTTATAAAAATATATCCCCAAAATCCCAACGAGAAAGAAATTGCCAAAGTGGTGAAAGTACTCCGGGATGGCGGCCTGGTGATTTATCCTACCGATACCGTTTATGGTTTGGGATGTGATATTACCAACACCAAAGCATTAGAGAAAATAGCAAAGATCAAAGGCATCAAACTGGACAAAGCCAATTTTTCATTCATATGTCATGATTTGAGTAATATCTCCGATTATGTGAAGCAGATTGATACCAGTACCTTTAAGTTGCTCAAGAGAGCCCTGCCAGGGCCTTATACTTTTATTTTGCCAGGCAATAATAACCTGCCAAAGGAATTTAAAAAGAAAAGTACTGTCGGGATCCGGGTACCCGATAACCCAATCGCCCTTGAAATTGTAAAAGTATTAGGGAATCCTATTGTTTCCACTTCAATCCACGATGATGATGAAGTACTGGAGTATTCCACCGATCCGGAATTGATTTTCGAAAAATGGCAAAATATTGTTGATTTGGTTATTGATGGCGGTTATGGTGATAACCAAGCTTCTACAATTATTGATTTGTCCGAAGGGGAACCTGTTGTGATCCGGGAAGGAAAAGGCAGTATCGATATACTATAG
- the fabG gene encoding 3-oxoacyl-[acyl-carrier-protein] reductase encodes MKLLEGKTAIITGASRGIGRGVAEVFAKQGANVAFTYSSSVESAKVLEAELIALGVKAKGYQSNAADFTEAQTLVENVIADFGTIDILVNNAGITKDNLLMRISEEDFDKVIEVNLKSVFNMTKAVQKTFLKQRAGSIINMSSVVGVKGNAGQTNYAASKAGVIGFTKSVALELGSRNIRCNAIAPGFIETEMTGKLNEDVVQSWRDNIPLKRGGTPEDVANVCVFLASDMSAYVTGQVLNVDGGMLT; translated from the coding sequence ATGAAATTATTAGAAGGGAAAACCGCTATTATTACCGGTGCCAGTAGAGGTATTGGCCGTGGCGTTGCTGAAGTTTTTGCAAAACAGGGCGCTAATGTCGCTTTTACATATAGTTCTTCTGTAGAGTCCGCTAAAGTATTGGAAGCAGAACTTATCGCGTTAGGGGTTAAAGCCAAAGGATACCAATCCAATGCTGCTGATTTCACAGAAGCACAGACATTGGTAGAAAATGTTATCGCTGATTTTGGTACGATTGATATATTGGTGAATAATGCGGGAATTACAAAAGATAATTTATTGATGCGTATTTCCGAAGAGGATTTTGATAAAGTTATTGAAGTCAACCTGAAATCAGTTTTCAATATGACGAAAGCTGTGCAGAAAACATTCCTTAAACAAAGAGCCGGATCCATCATTAATATGAGTTCTGTGGTAGGGGTAAAAGGAAATGCAGGCCAAACGAACTATGCTGCTTCTAAAGCCGGGGTAATTGGATTTACAAAATCGGTTGCACTGGAGTTGGGATCCCGTAATATTCGTTGCAATGCTATAGCTCCCGGATTTATCGAAACAGAAATGACCGGAAAACTGAATGAAGATGTTGTACAGTCCTGGAGGGATAATATTCCATTGAAAAGAGGAGGAACTCCGGAAGATGTAGCGAATGTATGTGTATTCCTCGCAAGTGATATGTCTGCTTATGTAACAGGGCAGGTATTAAATGTAGACGGTGGAATGCTGACCTAA
- a CDS encoding LTA synthase family protein, with protein sequence MTFKVPGFAHLSKRFSLLFNFIKGFILLSFLLRIAFFIWQYDEVSWNIFAIFRTVLTGVFYDFGVSIFIAFPGIVYLLLFPNKFIGSIVDKVLVFFFFVLTIFILVFTFFAEITFWDEFKNRFNFIAVDYLIYTHEVVKNIQESYPLPLLISGVVGITAFIVFLFYKCGSFRDTFTAKAPFKQRTVVFLSALLIVTVYISFVTNKDAEWSSNRYNNEISKAGIYSFFAEFRNNQMKYEDFYTTCDNQEAFGIVRDKITQKNSTFLKDDWSIRRTITDTLPEKVIQPNVVFILMESMSANFMKEFGNDKNITPNMDALAQNSIFFSNLFATGTRTVRGMEAVTLCIPPTPGQSIVKRPDNHNLFTVSSVFQKKNYKNNFFYGGDGYFDNMNSYFGGNGFTIYDRGRGSVLSDDIKTVRHNIEDNEVTFENAWGICDENIYDKMLKVADAHYQKKEAFFNFVMTTSNHKPYTYPDHTIDIPSGTGRDGAVKYNDYAFGKMMEKARTKPWFKNTVFVIVADHCASSAGKDEIDIKNYHIPAFIYNLPGVANQKIMQQCSQIDLFPTLFSLLHWNYESNFFGKDVFDKKFEPRAFVGTYRKLSLLKGEKAMILSDQKKQAFYAWNKETNDLKPLPMDKKFLDEAISWYQTADYLFTNKLLKE encoded by the coding sequence ATGACATTTAAAGTACCTGGGTTTGCACACTTATCCAAACGTTTTTCACTACTTTTTAATTTTATCAAAGGTTTTATTCTCTTATCCTTTCTGCTGAGGATTGCCTTTTTTATATGGCAATATGATGAAGTCTCCTGGAATATCTTTGCTATTTTCCGAACGGTGCTTACGGGTGTCTTTTATGATTTTGGTGTAAGTATCTTTATTGCTTTTCCGGGGATAGTGTATCTGCTGTTGTTTCCAAATAAATTTATAGGCTCAATTGTCGATAAGGTATTGGTCTTCTTTTTCTTTGTCCTGACGATTTTTATATTGGTTTTTACTTTTTTTGCTGAAATCACGTTCTGGGATGAGTTTAAAAATCGTTTCAATTTTATCGCTGTCGATTATTTGATTTATACCCATGAAGTCGTTAAGAATATCCAGGAATCCTATCCGTTGCCGTTATTGATCTCCGGTGTAGTCGGTATTACAGCATTCATTGTATTTTTATTTTATAAATGCGGATCATTTCGCGATACCTTTACTGCCAAAGCACCATTCAAGCAGCGTACCGTGGTGTTCCTATCGGCTTTACTGATTGTTACCGTCTACATTTCATTTGTTACCAATAAAGATGCGGAGTGGTCGTCCAACCGGTACAACAATGAGATTTCAAAAGCCGGAATTTATTCTTTTTTTGCTGAATTCCGAAACAACCAGATGAAGTACGAGGATTTTTATACCACCTGCGACAATCAGGAAGCCTTTGGTATTGTCCGGGATAAGATTACTCAAAAAAATAGCACATTCCTAAAAGACGATTGGTCCATTCGCAGGACAATAACGGATACCTTACCAGAAAAAGTAATACAGCCGAATGTAGTGTTTATCCTGATGGAAAGTATGAGTGCTAATTTCATGAAGGAATTCGGGAATGATAAAAATATCACACCGAATATGGATGCACTGGCGCAAAACAGTATTTTCTTTTCTAATTTATTTGCAACCGGAACCCGTACCGTACGCGGAATGGAAGCGGTCACTTTATGCATTCCGCCGACACCGGGACAAAGTATCGTCAAACGTCCGGATAATCATAACCTGTTTACCGTTTCCAGTGTCTTCCAAAAGAAAAACTATAAGAATAATTTTTTCTATGGAGGTGATGGCTATTTTGACAACATGAACAGTTATTTTGGAGGTAATGGCTTTACAATTTACGATCGTGGCCGTGGCAGTGTGCTTAGTGATGATATAAAGACCGTTAGGCATAATATTGAAGACAATGAAGTGACCTTTGAAAATGCCTGGGGTATTTGTGATGAAAACATCTATGACAAAATGCTGAAAGTAGCCGATGCGCATTACCAGAAAAAAGAAGCCTTTTTTAATTTTGTAATGACAACTTCAAATCATAAACCGTATACGTATCCGGACCATACCATTGATATCCCTTCGGGAACTGGCAGGGATGGAGCGGTGAAATACAATGACTATGCTTTTGGAAAAATGATGGAAAAAGCACGTACCAAACCATGGTTTAAAAATACTGTATTTGTTATTGTGGCAGACCATTGTGCCAGCAGTGCCGGTAAGGATGAAATTGATATTAAAAATTACCATATTCCGGCTTTCATTTACAATTTACCGGGCGTTGCCAATCAGAAAATAATGCAGCAATGTTCCCAAATAGATTTATTTCCAACATTATTTTCGCTTTTACATTGGAATTATGAGTCTAATTTCTTTGGAAAGGACGTTTTTGATAAAAAATTTGAGCCTCGTGCCTTTGTGGGAACTTACAGAAAATTATCTTTGCTGAAAGGGGAAAAGGCGATGATTTTGTCAGATCAGAAAAAACAGGCATTTTATGCTTGGAATAAAGAGACGAATGACCTCAAGCCACTCCCAATGGACAAAAAATTTCTGGATGAAGCCATTTCCTGGTATCAGACAGCAGATTATTTATTTACAAACAAACTGCTTAAAGAATGA